The Williamsia sp. DF01-3 genome has a window encoding:
- a CDS encoding dihydrodipicolinate reductase, with product MPDAAEGKTRVIQWATGAVGVEALRGILDHPDLELAGVRVYSSDKHGVDAGVLAGRSTVGVSATTSFDEVLQSDADCVLYTPRSPSIDDVCALLASGKNVVTTSFGFHTARADGPDKDRLRKACEVGGTSLHGTGLNPGNLGVVLPLALSGLTRDITNVKVQERADWSVYESLDITFDQMKFGSPVGEVTPECKSLKFTSDLFREQVWLVGDALGLDLDEVVTDLQVIPASVDHEVFGRTLKAGTVAGQWWRWTGRSAGHIRVEVEAVWTVGERPPSDWPAPQHGWTITLEGTPSAQAHFVTLASFVRDVSLAEHVNAASVATASQAVNSVAAVVAAPPGFVTIADLPLIRNRHAVARAT from the coding sequence ATGCCGGACGCCGCTGAGGGCAAGACGCGCGTGATCCAATGGGCCACCGGGGCAGTGGGTGTCGAGGCCTTGCGCGGCATTCTCGACCATCCCGACCTCGAACTGGCCGGCGTCAGGGTGTACTCGAGCGACAAGCATGGTGTCGATGCCGGTGTGTTGGCCGGCCGGTCGACGGTGGGCGTCAGCGCGACCACCAGCTTCGACGAGGTGTTGCAGTCGGATGCCGATTGTGTCCTCTACACACCCCGCAGTCCGTCGATCGATGACGTGTGCGCACTTTTGGCGTCCGGGAAGAACGTCGTGACAACATCATTCGGCTTTCACACCGCGCGTGCTGACGGTCCTGACAAGGATCGCCTGCGCAAGGCCTGTGAGGTGGGCGGAACGTCATTGCACGGCACCGGCCTCAACCCCGGCAACCTCGGTGTGGTGTTGCCTTTGGCATTGTCCGGGCTGACGCGCGACATCACGAACGTGAAAGTTCAGGAGCGGGCCGACTGGTCGGTGTACGAAAGTCTGGACATAACGTTCGACCAGATGAAGTTCGGAAGTCCGGTCGGCGAGGTGACACCGGAGTGCAAGAGCCTGAAGTTCACCAGTGACCTGTTCCGAGAACAGGTGTGGCTCGTGGGGGACGCACTGGGCCTCGACCTGGACGAGGTGGTGACCGACCTGCAGGTGATCCCGGCGTCCGTCGACCACGAGGTCTTCGGTCGCACGCTCAAGGCCGGCACGGTGGCAGGTCAGTGGTGGCGCTGGACCGGTCGCTCAGCGGGACACATCCGCGTCGAGGTGGAGGCCGTGTGGACGGTAGGGGAGCGTCCGCCTTCGGATTGGCCCGCGCCCCAACATGGTTGGACGATCACACTCGAAGGCACCCCATCGGCTCAGGCCCACTTTGTCACACTGGCCAGTTTCGTTCGTGATGTCTCCCTCGCAGAACACGTGAACGCGGCCAGCGTCGCCACGGCCAGCCAGGCTGTCAACTCGGTGGCCGCAGTGGTCGCCGCACCACCGGGATTTGTCACCATCGCGGATCTGCCCCTGATCCGGAACCGTCATGCGGTGGCACGAGCGACCTGA